In the Leptospira johnsonii genome, one interval contains:
- a CDS encoding glycosyltransferase family 4 protein — protein MEYSPELSTLNRIAFIGNYLPRQCGIATFTTDLCEAFSETYSEIACIALPVNDTDSGYPYPPIVRFELTEKDIASYHRAADFLNVNNVDIVCLQFEYGIFGGKSGSHIIALLRDLHMPIVTTLHTILQEPDPDQRKVLEQIAAISDRLVVMSKRGAELLTAVYGIQKDKIDLIPHGIPDVPFVDPSFNKDMFGVEGKIVLLSFGLLSPNKGIENVISALPSILKKHENVVYIILGATHPHVIRNEGETYRLSLQWLAREKKVEGNVIFYNRFVSLKELIEFIGATDIYITPYLDSAQIVSGTLAYTVGAGKAVISTPYSYAQEMLAEERGMLVPFKDPEGLADQVIQLLDNEAERHAMRKRAYIYGRSMIWPKVASRYKESFERAKAERRHFSPPGFPIKPLDKRPEELPLLKLDHLRRMTDDTGIFQHAFFTIPNYEEGYTTDDNARALLVSTLMQELGNGNFELTFRYLAFVWYSYNRKTGRFRNFMDYQRNWSEPSGSDDSHGRALNALGTVLGRAGDSKLPSIAGRLFEQALPAILNTSSPRAWAFALLGIHEYLQRFAGDRMASRVEEELSERLMVLYKKNNSTDWHWFEGSLSYCNAVIPHAILLSGKSLRNKEMIQVGLGSLEWLADLQRSKTEGGYFVPIGSNGFFQKGGSQSRFDQQPVEAQAMVSACLAAYRITQDLNWRKEARSAFEWFLGRNDLNTPVYDPTTGGCRDGLHPDRVNENQGAESTLAFLQSLVELRLTENVFIHEEL, from the coding sequence ATGGAATACAGCCCGGAGCTGTCCACCCTGAATCGTATTGCCTTTATAGGTAATTATCTTCCTCGCCAGTGCGGAATCGCAACCTTTACAACAGATCTTTGCGAGGCCTTTTCAGAAACTTATTCCGAAATAGCTTGCATTGCGCTTCCAGTAAACGACACGGATTCGGGTTATCCTTACCCACCTATAGTGCGCTTCGAATTGACCGAAAAAGATATAGCATCCTATCACCGAGCCGCCGATTTCCTGAATGTCAACAATGTCGATATAGTCTGTTTACAATTCGAATACGGAATATTCGGAGGAAAATCCGGAAGCCATATTATTGCTTTATTAAGAGATCTGCATATGCCGATCGTCACAACCTTACATACAATTTTGCAAGAACCGGATCCCGACCAACGTAAAGTACTGGAACAAATTGCAGCTATATCTGATCGACTAGTCGTTATGAGTAAACGAGGAGCAGAACTCCTAACAGCCGTTTATGGAATCCAGAAAGATAAGATAGACCTAATTCCCCACGGAATTCCGGATGTGCCATTTGTTGATCCTAGTTTTAATAAAGATATGTTCGGAGTGGAAGGAAAAATAGTTCTGCTTAGCTTCGGATTATTATCTCCGAACAAGGGAATCGAGAATGTGATCTCCGCATTACCTTCTATCTTAAAAAAACATGAAAACGTCGTCTATATTATCCTAGGGGCTACTCATCCACACGTTATACGAAACGAAGGTGAAACGTATCGACTTTCCCTACAATGGTTGGCTCGCGAAAAAAAGGTAGAAGGTAACGTAATTTTTTACAATCGATTCGTCAGTCTAAAAGAATTGATCGAGTTTATTGGCGCTACAGACATTTATATAACGCCCTATTTAGATTCCGCCCAGATTGTTTCCGGCACACTTGCCTATACCGTAGGAGCAGGTAAGGCAGTGATCTCCACCCCGTACTCGTATGCGCAAGAAATGTTGGCAGAAGAAAGAGGTATGTTAGTTCCGTTCAAAGACCCAGAAGGATTAGCGGATCAAGTTATTCAACTTTTGGACAATGAAGCAGAACGACATGCGATGCGCAAACGCGCCTATATTTATGGAAGATCAATGATTTGGCCTAAGGTGGCCTCGCGTTATAAGGAAAGTTTCGAAAGAGCAAAAGCAGAACGAAGACATTTTTCTCCCCCCGGCTTTCCTATCAAACCCTTAGACAAACGTCCCGAAGAGTTACCTCTTTTAAAATTGGATCATTTGCGTCGTATGACAGACGATACAGGAATTTTCCAACACGCATTCTTCACCATCCCAAACTATGAAGAAGGGTATACCACGGATGACAATGCCCGCGCTTTATTAGTCAGTACTCTTATGCAGGAATTAGGTAACGGAAATTTTGAACTTACCTTCCGTTATTTGGCCTTTGTCTGGTATTCTTATAATCGAAAAACGGGAAGATTTAGGAATTTTATGGACTACCAACGCAATTGGTCGGAACCAAGCGGATCCGATGACAGTCATGGCCGCGCTCTTAACGCGCTTGGAACGGTTCTCGGAAGAGCAGGCGATTCAAAACTTCCAAGTATTGCTGGCAGATTATTCGAACAGGCTCTTCCTGCAATTCTTAACACTTCCAGCCCGAGAGCATGGGCATTCGCTCTATTAGGAATTCATGAATATCTCCAACGTTTTGCAGGAGATAGAATGGCAAGCCGAGTAGAGGAAGAATTGTCCGAAAGACTTATGGTTCTGTATAAAAAAAATAATTCTACAGATTGGCATTGGTTCGAGGGAAGCCTTAGTTATTGTAATGCGGTAATACCACACGCAATTTTATTATCAGGAAAATCTCTACGGAACAAAGAGATGATCCAAGTCGGATTAGGATCTTTGGAATGGTTAGCCGATTTACAGAGATCTAAAACAGAAGGCGGTTACTTTGTTCCGATCGGTTCCAACGGCTTTTTTCAAAAAGGAGGATCTCAATCCCGCTTCGACCAACAACCTGTAGAAGCGCAAGCCATGGTTTCCGCCTGCTTGGCGGCCTATCGAATCACTCAAGATCTGAATTGGAGAAAAGAGGCTCGTTCAGCCTTTGAATGGTTTTTAGGACGGAATGATCTGAATACTCCAGTATATGATCCAACCACCGGAGGATGTAGAGACGGACTTCATCCAGACCGTGTAAATGAAAACCAAGGTGCAGAATCTACTCTCGCGTTTCTGCAATCTTTAGTCGAACTTCGTCTGACAGAAAACGTGTTTATCCATGAGGAATTATAA
- a CDS encoding glycosidase — protein sequence MLKSYPELFQRYQKNPILTASDWPYPVHSVFNPGATLLQDGSTLLLCRAEDRTGQSHLCTARSKNGIDDWKIDSKPTLVADPENHPEELWGIEDPRITYIPELRKYAIAYTVYSKEGPGVALAFTEDFQKFERYGMVMQPEDKDAALLPRKIGGFWALVHRPMGLHGAHMWISYSSDLIRWGDHKLMLEARLGGWWDANKIGLSPPPIETSQGWLVIYHGVRHNASGPIYRLGLALFDLNTPELCLKRSREWIFGPEEPYELSGDVNKVVFPCGSTLSNDGDTIHLYYGAADTSIALATGSLKVLLEWLNRQ from the coding sequence ATGCTTAAATCTTATCCTGAACTATTTCAGCGTTATCAAAAAAATCCGATCCTAACCGCTTCCGACTGGCCTTATCCAGTTCACAGTGTATTCAATCCAGGTGCAACCTTACTCCAAGACGGGAGCACATTATTATTATGCAGAGCGGAGGATAGAACCGGACAATCTCATTTATGTACGGCCCGTTCCAAAAACGGAATCGACGATTGGAAGATCGACTCTAAACCTACGTTGGTTGCGGATCCGGAAAATCATCCTGAAGAACTTTGGGGAATAGAAGATCCACGCATAACGTATATTCCCGAATTACGTAAATATGCGATCGCTTATACTGTTTATTCCAAAGAAGGTCCGGGAGTAGCCCTTGCATTTACCGAAGACTTCCAAAAATTCGAACGTTATGGAATGGTCATGCAACCGGAAGATAAAGATGCCGCTTTACTTCCTCGCAAAATAGGAGGCTTTTGGGCATTAGTACATCGCCCTATGGGTCTACATGGAGCCCATATGTGGATTTCCTATTCTTCCGATCTAATTCGCTGGGGTGATCATAAACTGATGTTGGAAGCAAGATTAGGAGGATGGTGGGATGCAAATAAGATCGGACTTTCTCCTCCTCCGATAGAAACTTCTCAAGGCTGGCTAGTTATCTATCACGGAGTACGTCATAACGCCTCCGGCCCGATATATCGTTTAGGACTCGCTTTATTCGATTTGAATACTCCCGAACTTTGTCTAAAACGAAGTAGAGAATGGATTTTCGGTCCGGAAGAACCGTACGAATTATCCGGAGATGTGAACAAAGTAGTCTTTCCTTGCGGAAGCACCTTATCTAACGACGGGGATACGATCCATCTTTATTACGGAGCGGCAGATACTAGCATTGCCCTAGCTACGGGAAGCTTAAAAGTTTTATTGGAATGGTTAAATAGACAATAA
- a CDS encoding GFA family protein — protein MALKKYLGSCRCKKVRFEVWIDLTQGTFKCNCTSCVKARFWGASALPENFKYLEGESEVSVYSTRIDGMFCKHCGVGIGGGGDIPEAGGKFIAINLGALDNLDPKEWASVPVSYLDGLHDRWDREPEFISHL, from the coding sequence ATGGCTTTAAAAAAATACTTAGGAAGTTGCCGTTGTAAGAAGGTTCGTTTCGAAGTTTGGATTGACCTAACCCAAGGTACGTTTAAGTGCAACTGCACAAGTTGTGTAAAAGCAAGGTTTTGGGGTGCTTCAGCTCTACCTGAAAACTTCAAATATCTGGAAGGTGAGAGCGAGGTAAGTGTTTATTCTACTCGGATAGACGGAATGTTCTGTAAACATTGCGGAGTAGGAATCGGCGGAGGGGGAGACATTCCGGAGGCGGGAGGAAAGTTTATCGCAATCAATCTTGGTGCATTGGATAATTTAGACCCTAAGGAATGGGCCTCAGTACCAGTAAGTTACTTAGATGGGTTACATGATCGCTGGGATAGGGAGCCTGAGTTTATCTCACATCTTTAA
- a CDS encoding SRPBCC family protein, with product MKATDYKLEISQFIKANRTRVFEAWIRPELMKKWGCPKELTIGEIKMDFRVGGKYRTIMLRDEEEYIACGEYKEIIINEKLVFTHGWEGPEREETLVTVIFEDKDGGTEILLTHEKLSNESSMKGHREGWISTLQNLELQFK from the coding sequence ATGAAAGCGACCGATTACAAATTAGAGATTTCTCAGTTTATTAAAGCGAATCGAACAAGGGTCTTTGAAGCCTGGATTCGTCCCGAATTGATGAAAAAATGGGGATGTCCAAAGGAATTGACTATCGGTGAGATTAAAATGGATTTTAGAGTGGGCGGAAAATACAGAACCATAATGCTCCGGGATGAAGAGGAGTATATCGCCTGCGGTGAATATAAAGAAATTATAATTAATGAAAAGTTGGTGTTCACGCATGGATGGGAAGGACCGGAAAGAGAGGAAACTTTGGTAACCGTAATCTTCGAAGATAAAGACGGAGGAACAGAGATACTTCTTACGCATGAAAAGCTTTCTAACGAAAGTTCTATGAAAGGACATCGAGAGGGTTGGATCAGTACTTTGCAAAACCTCGAGCTTCAATTTAAGTAA
- a CDS encoding ArsR/SmtB family transcription factor → MVESKSYDLDLIFQALSDPTRRSMLRSLSKKERVITEIAEPFEMSLAAASKHIKVLERAKLVHRRKEGSFSYLSLNGKAMMSADKWIGYYRRFWKEQLDSLKNLLEGEE, encoded by the coding sequence ATGGTTGAATCTAAATCTTACGATCTGGATCTTATATTTCAGGCGCTTTCCGATCCTACTAGAAGGTCGATGCTCAGAAGTTTATCTAAAAAAGAACGAGTGATTACTGAAATCGCCGAACCTTTCGAAATGTCTCTTGCTGCCGCTTCCAAACATATTAAGGTTTTGGAAAGGGCTAAGCTTGTTCATCGCAGAAAGGAAGGATCTTTTTCATATTTGAGTCTGAATGGTAAGGCTATGATGAGCGCCGACAAATGGATTGGCTATTATAGAAGATTCTGGAAAGAACAATTGGATTCTCTCAAAAACTTGTTGGAAGGAGAAGAATAA
- a CDS encoding phage tail protein, translating to MPIPNTNKKVTWSRSTPNDGLLFDQEYTSLYANDLSLQSQVENLQSQIDSLNILLSQTNIPLGAIIEFDFPNIPSLFMVANGQAISRTAYSSLWNLVHRTVISIVPGTDRIQSTSHGLSAGQLVKFSFTGGGITSNVPYFVINPTANDFQISLTKGGAAIDLTATQTGVLLTHIQYGFGDGSTTYNVPDRRGIFARGAGQHFSRAKAAGGNYDGGGIGQEIQDRFQSHRHSVTGISADLIHPDGYSGAGTSQIGQNVIYVLDPISDGPSGAPRIGTETSPASTAVQYVVRVI from the coding sequence ATGCCAATCCCAAACACAAATAAGAAGGTAACCTGGAGTAGGAGTACGCCGAACGACGGCCTACTCTTCGACCAGGAATATACTTCACTCTATGCGAACGATCTTTCCTTACAATCTCAAGTGGAGAATTTACAATCGCAAATTGATTCTTTGAACATTCTGCTTTCGCAGACGAATATACCTTTAGGTGCGATCATTGAATTCGATTTCCCTAATATTCCCTCGCTTTTTATGGTCGCGAACGGCCAAGCAATTTCGAGGACGGCATATTCTTCTCTCTGGAACCTTGTTCATCGGACGGTAATCAGCATTGTTCCGGGAACGGATCGTATCCAATCCACTTCTCATGGACTTAGCGCGGGGCAATTGGTGAAGTTCTCATTCACCGGAGGTGGGATCACGTCAAATGTTCCTTACTTTGTGATAAATCCGACTGCCAACGATTTTCAGATCTCTTTGACTAAAGGAGGAGCTGCGATTGATCTAACTGCAACCCAAACCGGAGTTCTGCTTACCCATATCCAATACGGATTTGGGGACGGTTCTACTACATACAATGTTCCGGACCGAAGAGGGATTTTTGCCAGAGGTGCAGGACAACATTTCAGCAGAGCGAAAGCTGCCGGAGGAAATTATGATGGAGGCGGGATTGGGCAAGAGATCCAGGATAGATTCCAAAGCCATAGGCACTCGGTCACCGGAATATCCGCCGATTTGATCCACCCGGATGGGTACTCAGGCGCCGGAACTTCTCAAATTGGGCAAAATGTAATTTACGTATTAGATCCGATTTCGGACGGACCGAGCGGGGCCCCTAGGATCGGAACTGAGACTTCTCCTGCTTCTACAGCTGTACAATATGTGGTGCGTGTAATTTAA
- a CDS encoding WD40 repeat domain-containing protein: MAIPQISPNTIFNRFTPSDGFLFGIEYARLYANDRALQDQLTALNPQTYVTDAPNWNAPLEINLAPSQRAVDSLIQSLVPTFLKNMAAWFADFWVTRTNPVDNNWTSICWSPQLNLFVAVASGAGTGNRVMTSPDGVTWTNRTSIPDNTWTSVCWSPQLNLFVAVANAGTNRVMTSPDGVAWTSRAITFTVAWTSVCWSPQLSLFVAVGNSGSNANKIMTSANGTSWTIRTVTLTSLNYTSVCWSPELGIFVAVGGTGAIDHSMTSTDGISWLQRLISNTDLVWSSVCWSPELGIFVSVANIGTGTRVITSPDAITWTPRTSAADNAWTSICWSPLLKLFIAVASSGTGNRVMSSSDGIHWTVRTSAADNSWTSVCWSPELGTFVAVANTGTGNRVMTTRTGLGKGHTS, encoded by the coding sequence ATGGCAATACCTCAGATTTCTCCAAATACTATTTTTAATAGATTCACTCCAAGTGATGGGTTTCTTTTCGGAATAGAATATGCCCGCTTGTATGCGAATGACCGCGCTTTGCAGGATCAGTTAACGGCACTCAATCCTCAAACGTACGTGACAGATGCTCCGAATTGGAATGCTCCTTTGGAAATAAATCTTGCTCCTTCACAAAGAGCGGTTGATTCTTTGATCCAATCTTTGGTGCCAACGTTTCTTAAGAATATGGCAGCATGGTTCGCTGATTTTTGGGTAACACGTACTAACCCTGTAGACAATAATTGGACCTCGATCTGTTGGTCCCCACAATTGAATCTTTTTGTTGCAGTGGCAAGCGGCGCTGGTACTGGAAATCGTGTAATGACGTCTCCGGATGGAGTTACCTGGACAAATCGAACAAGTATTCCAGATAATACTTGGACATCAGTATGCTGGTCTCCACAATTAAATCTTTTTGTAGCGGTAGCGAATGCAGGAACGAACCGAGTAATGACCTCTCCAGATGGAGTTGCCTGGACGAGTCGAGCGATAACATTTACTGTTGCTTGGACATCCGTATGTTGGTCTCCACAGTTAAGCTTATTTGTCGCGGTTGGTAACAGTGGATCAAACGCAAACAAAATAATGACATCAGCAAATGGAACAAGTTGGACTATCCGAACAGTTACACTTACTAGTCTGAACTATACTTCAGTCTGTTGGTCTCCTGAGTTAGGTATTTTTGTGGCAGTTGGCGGGACCGGAGCAATTGACCATTCGATGACTTCCACTGATGGGATTTCATGGCTTCAAAGATTAATAAGCAATACCGATCTAGTTTGGAGTTCAGTTTGTTGGTCCCCGGAACTTGGCATTTTTGTATCTGTGGCAAATATTGGAACTGGAACTCGAGTCATAACATCCCCTGATGCGATTACTTGGACGCCCCGCACAAGCGCAGCTGATAATGCCTGGACCTCCATCTGTTGGTCTCCATTGCTAAAACTTTTTATCGCCGTTGCTAGTTCGGGAACTGGAAACCGGGTCATGTCTTCCTCGGATGGAATTCATTGGACAGTTCGCACAAGCGCCGCAGATAACAGTTGGACTTCCGTTTGTTGGTCTCCTGAGTTGGGCACGTTTGTCGCGGTTGCCAACACCGGAACAGGAAATCGAGTCATGACGACTCGGACAGGTTTAGGAAAAGGACACACTTCCTGA
- a CDS encoding WD40 repeat domain-containing protein, translating to MTIPNNNPNTIFTRTSPDDGLLFGTEFSRLYANDNELQNQVNFLETQFDPQSQLSNAPNWSSPSTSIAPSAKALALRAKSLFPLKRFSGWFADFWTLRVTPAADVWTSVCWSPELHLFVAVGVTNSSNQVMTSPDGINWTARPISGDNVWPSVCWSSQLGLFVAVSNSGTNRVMTSPDGITWTSRVSPSNAWTSICWSPQLSLFVAVGGSGTNSIMTSPDGINWTSRVSPTSLWVGTCWSPQLSLFVAVGDGGANGVITSPDGINWTSRTGTPANNWRSICWSPQLNLFVAVSFNGTGNRVMTSPDGTNWTARLSAADNLWTSICWSPELYLFVAVAKTGTGNRVMTSPDGTNWTIRSVPSDSGWECVCWVPELGFFAAVASGGSMRVMTSGSGLDAGYLG from the coding sequence ATGACGATCCCAAATAATAATCCTAATACAATATTTACTCGAACTTCCCCAGATGATGGTCTACTATTCGGAACGGAGTTTTCTAGACTATATGCAAACGATAATGAGCTGCAAAACCAGGTTAATTTTTTAGAAACCCAGTTTGATCCTCAATCACAACTTTCTAATGCACCTAATTGGTCTTCTCCTTCTACTTCGATTGCTCCTTCTGCAAAGGCGTTGGCTTTAAGAGCAAAAAGTCTTTTTCCCTTGAAAAGGTTTTCAGGTTGGTTTGCAGATTTTTGGACGTTAAGAGTTACTCCGGCAGCCGATGTTTGGACTTCAGTGTGTTGGTCTCCTGAATTGCACTTGTTTGTCGCAGTCGGAGTGACTAATTCTAGTAATCAAGTAATGACCTCTCCTGATGGAATTAATTGGACTGCTCGACCGATATCAGGAGATAACGTTTGGCCTTCAGTTTGCTGGTCCTCTCAACTGGGTTTATTCGTAGCTGTGAGCAATAGTGGAACCAATCGAGTAATGACCTCTCCTGATGGAATTACCTGGACTTCTCGAGTTAGTCCAAGTAATGCGTGGACTTCCATTTGCTGGTCTCCTCAGTTGAGTCTATTTGTTGCTGTGGGTGGAAGTGGAACAAATTCAATAATGACTTCTCCTGACGGCATTAACTGGACCTCTCGAGTGAGTCCCACAAGTCTATGGGTTGGCACTTGTTGGTCTCCTCAGTTGAGTCTATTTGTAGCAGTAGGTGATGGTGGAGCAAACGGAGTAATTACCTCGCCTGACGGCATTAACTGGACTAGTCGTACCGGCACTCCTGCAAATAACTGGCGCTCCATTTGTTGGTCTCCTCAGTTAAATTTGTTTGTAGCAGTGTCTTTTAATGGAACAGGCAATCGTGTCATGACTTCTCCTGATGGAACGAATTGGACTGCCAGATTGAGTGCAGCAGATAATCTATGGACTTCCATTTGCTGGTCTCCGGAATTGTATCTGTTCGTTGCGGTAGCAAAAACTGGGACAGGCAATCGTGTCATGACTTCTCCTGATGGAACGAATTGGACTATAAGATCGGTTCCTTCAGATAGTGGATGGGAGTGTGTTTGCTGGGTACCTGAATTAGGTTTTTTTGCTGCGGTTGCATCGGGAGGCAGTATGCGTGTCATGACTTCCGGTTCTGGTCTAGATGCCGGATATTTAGGATAA
- a CDS encoding baseplate J/gp47 family protein: MAFGVTPQGFIRKSYADILQSLEDRAKLEENFGPEIDLSPYGELGIILQNVAREFDEVWQGLEETYYSKFINQAEGVQLDRIVAQGGLSRIPARKSTVTLKVLGDLSAEVSSGFIVQTPTGIQFEVIEPGLITNAAGTDFSFRSIETGGKTVVAAGTITEIVTQLPGINSITNPAPSTGGGPIESDAELRQRYKDRGASGGSSLPAIRETILGVSGVSSVFVYENVKSTIDEGRPPHSIEIVVVGTPPLISGGDPEDLYRQSIAEAIFNSKPAGIETFAVEGPNKRTKSVTDANGQAHTMNWAVPSSKNVYIAVKITKNSEWVATNADIVRTRAIQLVGGVDTIGGQSIEYPGLDLGADVMAWQIVANFDGIKGIDDVIVYLSFNTFGTIPPDPTWVSKLAIGPSEYAQTFTSNITVYYTP, encoded by the coding sequence ATGGCTTTTGGAGTTACTCCTCAGGGATTTATTCGCAAATCATATGCAGATATTCTCCAATCCTTGGAAGATAGAGCCAAGTTGGAAGAGAACTTTGGACCGGAGATTGATCTCTCTCCTTACGGAGAGTTAGGGATTATTCTTCAGAACGTAGCAAGAGAATTTGACGAAGTCTGGCAAGGGTTAGAAGAAACATATTATTCAAAATTTATAAACCAAGCCGAAGGAGTTCAGTTAGATCGGATCGTTGCTCAAGGAGGACTTTCCAGGATCCCGGCAAGGAAATCTACTGTTACTTTGAAAGTTCTTGGAGATTTAAGCGCAGAAGTTTCATCCGGTTTTATTGTACAAACTCCTACCGGAATTCAGTTCGAAGTGATTGAGCCGGGACTGATTACCAATGCCGCGGGAACAGATTTTTCTTTCCGTAGCATAGAGACAGGCGGAAAAACCGTAGTCGCCGCCGGAACCATTACGGAAATCGTAACTCAACTGCCTGGCATCAATTCTATTACAAATCCTGCTCCTTCCACAGGTGGAGGACCTATAGAATCCGATGCAGAATTAAGGCAAAGATACAAAGATCGAGGAGCATCCGGCGGATCTTCTTTACCTGCTATTCGAGAAACTATCTTGGGCGTTAGCGGTGTTTCTTCCGTTTTTGTTTATGAAAATGTAAAGAGTACTATAGATGAAGGAAGGCCGCCACATTCGATAGAGATCGTGGTGGTTGGAACTCCACCGCTGATTTCCGGAGGAGATCCTGAAGATCTCTATAGACAGAGTATAGCGGAAGCCATTTTTAATTCTAAACCAGCCGGAATAGAAACCTTTGCTGTTGAAGGACCGAATAAAAGAACGAAATCGGTAACGGATGCAAATGGACAAGCTCATACGATGAATTGGGCTGTTCCAAGTTCTAAAAATGTTTATATTGCCGTTAAGATAACTAAAAACTCGGAATGGGTTGCAACTAACGCGGATATCGTTCGCACTAGAGCCATTCAACTTGTAGGTGGGGTCGATACGATTGGCGGTCAATCTATTGAGTATCCTGGGCTTGATCTCGGAGCTGATGTGATGGCGTGGCAGATCGTCGCAAACTTTGATGGGATCAAAGGGATCGATGACGTAATAGTTTATTTATCTTTCAATACTTTCGGGACCATCCCTCCAGATCCGACTTGGGTATCCAAATTGGCGATCGGTCCTTCCGAATACGCACAGACCTTCACATCCAATATTACCGTTTACTATACACCATGA
- a CDS encoding Gp138 family membrane-puncturing spike protein, with translation MSFAELLDRYTDKKGRGMQLGMVCQVESFDADTMRADVLPLVREKNELDEVSNFPVIPGIPVQYVQIGQECYIKPFYQRGDLVWVGFSTFDISNSLAGSGRKQEVRPDSKIFGLENACLIGRIAQQGWTEPQNMIKFEDGKLTLKVGSTELSIGSDGIEVTGDMESNGKISGDVIVETGNSTSADGGVSIGEIKSKFNGHTHLAPAGTAAAQTGGPSTGNLS, from the coding sequence ATGAGTTTCGCAGAATTACTGGATAGATATACGGATAAAAAAGGAAGAGGAATGCAGCTTGGTATGGTTTGCCAAGTGGAATCTTTCGATGCGGACACAATGAGAGCGGATGTACTCCCTTTAGTAAGAGAGAAGAATGAATTGGACGAAGTTTCCAATTTCCCTGTGATCCCTGGAATTCCAGTACAATATGTGCAAATAGGACAAGAATGTTATATTAAACCTTTCTATCAAAGAGGCGATTTAGTTTGGGTCGGCTTTTCTACATTCGATATTTCTAATAGTTTAGCAGGGAGCGGAAGGAAACAGGAAGTCAGACCGGACTCTAAAATTTTTGGATTAGAGAATGCCTGTTTGATCGGTCGTATTGCCCAGCAAGGATGGACCGAGCCACAGAATATGATCAAGTTCGAAGATGGAAAATTGACTTTGAAGGTTGGCTCAACCGAACTATCAATCGGATCTGATGGAATTGAAGTAACCGGAGATATGGAATCTAACGGAAAAATATCCGGCGATGTGATTGTTGAAACAGGTAATTCAACTTCAGCAGACGGAGGAGTTTCGATCGGAGAAATTAAATCTAAATTTAATGGCCACACACATTTGGCTCCGGCGGGAACTGCGGCCGCCCAAACCGGTGGCCCTTCGACCGGAAACTTATCATAA
- a CDS encoding phage protein produces the protein MSTLFNRVAKVNIGGREFSYPPFSIEFTQEQKIGNLQSATLKLYNPSPETIRVFEAKKKGSGKIFPKVTVSAGYKEDSGTVVLGEAINYSVSQNGVERVLEVKISDSTTKWSTAIVNKSYKKSSAISVIKDACKSIGIDPGEIELGENKTYDSITVRGFSDSIRKIAADTKSEFYFRNGLLTLQPKNSKKKQVTLLNSFSGLLEKPEKTAKGYKIKTLFLYSLCVGMIVKIESKDVNLTAKIVKGTKNFSTFGDANCEFEVIPA, from the coding sequence ATGAGCACTCTTTTTAATCGAGTCGCAAAAGTGAATATCGGAGGAAGAGAATTCTCTTATCCTCCATTTTCTATAGAGTTCACTCAGGAACAGAAAATTGGGAATCTGCAATCGGCTACTTTAAAATTATATAATCCTTCTCCGGAAACGATACGTGTATTCGAAGCTAAGAAAAAAGGATCCGGAAAAATATTCCCAAAAGTGACGGTAAGTGCCGGATATAAAGAAGATTCAGGCACTGTAGTGTTGGGAGAAGCGATCAATTATTCAGTTTCCCAGAACGGAGTAGAAAGAGTTTTAGAGGTTAAGATCTCAGACTCTACTACTAAGTGGAGTACTGCAATCGTTAATAAGAGTTATAAGAAATCCTCTGCCATTTCCGTGATTAAGGATGCCTGTAAAAGTATAGGCATAGATCCGGGAGAGATCGAGTTAGGGGAGAATAAGACGTACGATTCAATTACGGTTCGTGGGTTTAGCGATTCCATTCGCAAGATCGCTGCTGATACAAAATCGGAATTTTATTTTCGTAACGGTTTATTAACTCTCCAACCTAAAAATTCAAAAAAGAAACAGGTTACATTACTAAATTCATTCTCCGGCCTTTTGGAAAAGCCTGAAAAAACCGCAAAGGGATATAAGATCAAGACTTTGTTTCTTTATTCTCTTTGTGTCGGTATGATCGTTAAGATTGAATCTAAGGACGTGAATCTGACGGCGAAGATCGTAAAAGGTACGAAAAATTTTTCAACCTTTGGCGACGCTAATTGTGAGTTCGAGGTGATACCAGCATGA